From Diospyros lotus cultivar Yz01 chromosome 4, ASM1463336v1, whole genome shotgun sequence, a single genomic window includes:
- the LOC127799007 gene encoding U-box domain-containing protein 25-like, with amino-acid sequence MKGDELVVPHLFRCPISLDLFTDPVTLCTGQTYDRSSIEKWLSAGNLTCPVTMQKLHDTSMVPNHTLRHLIDQWLRMGNQSEPSDCGLQILHPNPSIAALKHSLESHHSPVETGLQTLERIRVLAEELPSKNSCLIQLGFFSLLLELAFGHVEDEVLIDNLKFVEQALVCALKLLPYCSLRPLDMLLKEESKLEYFLVLLNHGNITINKCLCQLVEAISSSLEAEELHSMLENNRRLLQGLVLLFRDNSGASESSIKALSSLCSSESSRENLVREGMVEALIACILSTESRHETKLAATAMSMLELLLGLESARQALMSHPSGVDGLVKMTFRVSDHQGSDSAVSSLMIVCSSCVEARERAISAGVLTQLLLLLQSQCSGRAKAKARMLLKLLRSTWARDSTHSSLGCP; translated from the coding sequence CCTGTTTAGGTGCCCAATTAGCCTAGACTTGTTCACGGATCCAGTCACTCTTTGCACTGGCCAAACCTATGACAGGTCCAGCATTGAGAAATGGCTCTCTGCTGGCAATCTAACTTGCCCTGTCACAATGCAGAAGCTTCATGACACTTCCATGGTTCCGAATCACACTCTTCGTCATCTCATTGATCAGTGGCTCCGGATGGGTAACCAATCGGAGCCAAGCGATTGTGGCCTGCAGATTCTCCACCCGAACCCCTCCATTGCTGCACTTAAGCACAGCCTTGAATCTCATCACTCCCCTGTGGAAACTGGCCTTCAAACACTCGAAAGGATTCGGGTTTTGGCAGAAGAGTTGCCCTCAAAGAACTCTTGTTTGATCCAGCTCGGCTTCTTTTCGCTGCTTCTGGAACTGGCTTTCGGGCATGTGGAAGACGAGGTTTTAATTGACAATCTCAAATTTGTGGAACAAGCACTTGTTTGTGCTCTAAAATTGCTGCCATACTGCAGCTTGAGGCCTCTGGACATGCTGCTCAAGGAGGAGTCCAAATTGGAGTATTTTCTAGTGCTACTCAACCATGGCAATATCACCATCAACAAGTGTTTGTGCCAACTTGTGGAGGCGATCTCATCATCCTTGGAGGCCGAGGAGCTCCACTCGATGCTCGAAAACAATCGCAGGCTTCTGCAAGGATTGGTTCTTCTCTTTCGAGACAATTCCGGGGCCTCTGAATCGAGCATCAAAGCATTATCTTCGTTGTGTTCATCAGAGTCGAGTCGAGAGAACTTGGTGAGGGAAGGCATGGTGGAGGCCTTAATAGCATGCATATTGAGCACCGAGAgtaggcatgaaaccaaattggcGGCGACGGCGATGTCAATGCTGGAGCTGCTTTTAGGCCTGGAGAGCGCCAGGCAGGCTCTGATGAGTCACCCGAGCGGCGTGGACGGACTTGTCAAGATGACTTTCAGAGTGTCGGATCACCAGGGCAGTGACAGCGCTGTCAGCTCGCTGATGATCGTGTGTTCGAGTTGTGTTGAGGCCCGGGAAAGAGCCATCTCGGCCGGGGTCTTGACGCAGCTGTTGCTGCTTCTGCAGAGTCAGTGCAGTGGGAGAGCCAAAGCAAAGGCAAGGATGCTGCTCAAGTTGTTGAGATCAACGTGGGCTAGGGACTCTACTCACTCATCTCTAGGCTGCCCTTAA